TTCAAGAAACAATAGATCAATTAAAAGCGGAATCTTTGAAGCTTGATTCAGATCATCAGAAGACTCTCAATGATCTACAAGAACTGTCCGTGCAGCACAATACAAAAACTAAAGTTGAAACTAATAAAGTTTGCGAGCTGCAGAGCTTACTTGCAGACAGAGATCAGCAACTTCAACAGTTTCAACAGAAGCTGGAGGATACCACCTCCATTTTAGAGAGCCTTCAAGGTCAGTACGATATCGTATCCGTTCAGAATCAGCAACTGCGAGAGGCAAGCGACACGCTTGTCAGTGAACAGTCTGCCCATCAAGCAGAGCTTCAAATTTTAAACGACGCTTTGAAAACAGAAAAGGAAGTTCTCCAAAAACGTCTATTTGAGGTGGAGGAAAGTGCTAAGTTATTATCACAACAAATCGAACCACTACAAGACAGTTTATCGAACGCTCATGACCAATTGAGTACTAAAGCCGAACAGTTGTCACAATTCGATAAGAAACTGCGAGAAGAAGCTGAACAAAATGAGAAACGACAAGACGAATTGTCCGAGCTTCAGAATGCTATCATCGAGAAAGACAACACAGTTCAGCAACTGCAACAAAAACTTCGTGACTCAACCTCTGCTCTAGAAGGTTTCCAAGAGCAATATAATCTTCTTACTAAGCAAAATCAACAATTGCAAACTGATAACGAAAGTTTATCAGTCAATAACGCCGACAACAGATCGGATCTTCAAACCGTTCAGTCCAAACTTGAGTTGGTAAAGCTGGAAAACAGCGACCTTTTATCAGAACTCAAAGAAATCaacgaaattttaaaagaaCGAGGCGGAGTCATATCGCTTCAACTGTCCAAAATTTCCGAACTGGAATCGGAGAAATCGGTGCTCCAGCAGAAAGTGAATGAATTGGACTCTCCACATGTTAACCAACTTCGACAGCAAACGCACGACCTGGAACGTCAGCTCGCCGACAAGGAAGCCGAGTTGGCCGCTCTAAAAGATCGAGACCGCAGCTTCGACGCACAGAGTGACGTTATGTCAACTTCGACGATTTCGCGTGCTGACGAGTCAGCCCGGCTACGAGAGATCGACGACAGCTTCGAGGAGAAGTACAATAAACTGCGGTCGCTGGCGGTTAAGCTGAAGAAGAAGGTTGCCGAACAAACGCTTCAATTGCAAAAGTTTGAGAAAGATCGCGAAACACAGCCGAGTGGAAAAAATTTGCAATCACTGCAGGCGGAGTACGATAAAGTTTTGGATCAGTTGGAAGTGGAGCGACAAAACGTCCTGCATCTGGAAACTGAACTAAAGGATGTTAAGGATCGTTTGGAAAAGCAAAACCAGGAGATTGAGACGCTGAATCAGGTGCGTACCGAGCTGGATAGTAGTAGCAAAAAAGACAAGTCATCACTCGAGAGCACAATTCGCGAGTACCGAGAACAGCTGCAGAATTTGAAACGCGAGAAAGAAGCTTTTAATTTGGCAAAGAAGGAAATCGATTCTGAAAATCAGAAACTAAAAGCGACATTGAAAGCTAAAGAAAAACAACTTAATGAAGAGATAGAAAGTCAGAAAGCGTTGAAGGCAGAGGTTGAAAAGTGTCGACTAGCAGCCAAGAAAGCTAACGTACTTAATTTGGAGATGGAAGCATATGAAAAATCGTTAGCTGAGCTTAACAAGAAGTTGGAAATGAAGAAAGTTCACGAGAAAGAGTTAGAAGGAAATATCGAAGCACTGGAAGGAACAACCAAAAGCTTGAAAAGTCAGCTCACGCTTTTGGAGCAGAGTTTGAATGCGGAGAGAAACCACTCACAAGAGTTGAAAAAGAATGTTGATTTGCAACAAGAAAAGCTGCGTGTAAGCGAACACCAACGTGGAGAAACCAATGTCGAATTGGCGCAACTGAAAGTAGATTACGAGCGAATCAAGCTTGAGATTGAGTCCAATCGATTGGAATTGAACGATGCAGTCACGGAGAAGGATAAAGCAAATAGTTTGATGGAGTCAGAGAAAAGTAAGCTGATGAAGCAAGTTTACAGTATGGAGCGCGATGCTGAAGAATTAAAATCAAGACTGGAGGAAAAGGCACAGGAAGTAGAGGATGTTCGAACGGAGTTTGCAAGTTACAAGATTCGAGCTCAATCCGTTCTtagacaaaatcaaaacaaagaCGGTGGTAGGGAACGGGAACTTGAAGAAGAAGTGCAAAACCTTACCAAAACGCTTGAGTTGTCTCAATCAAAGCTTCAAAGTGTTACGCAGCAAATTTCAGAGCTGGGAAGGTCTTGCGAGGAATTGCGCGAAGACAAAACTAGACTTCAAAACCGTTGCAAAGAACTGCACGATCTGGTTGAGGAATCACGATTGCAAAATGAATCCCTCATGGAGGAATGCCGCCACACTAATCTTAACCATCAGGAGGCTCTGAAAACCCAACGCCTTCAGAATGAAACGCTCATAAACTGTTACAAGAAGCAAATCGAAGATCTTCAAGAACAACATTCCAAAGAAATCGAAGGCCTTCAACGTCGGGTAACACAAGCCACTCTACAACACTCTTCGGAAGGATCGAATGATTTTCGCAACAACAACCCCTACATTCCATCTACCAGCAGCGGGATGAGCTTCTTCCGCGGGCAACACATATCCGACGAGCAAAAAATCAATCTACTTCTCATGGAACGGGAGGAAGGCGAAGGCTCCGAAAGCACTTCTTCCCAACAGAATCCATCTTCCATTCCCAAGCGAAAAACTTCCATCTCTAGTCAGCAGAACCAACGCGCTCGCTCCAATCGGGATCTGATCCCGCTGGACGAACTACTTAATTCCTCCTTCGACGATGCTTCCGTGTTCGAAGCGGACTCGGCGGACCTTTCGGGACGTCCTTCGGTATCGCCAACGATAGAACTTCAGCACACCAAAGAAAGTCTGACTAAACAGGAAAGCCGGGTTCGACACCTGACGGCACTGTTGGCCGAAGCGGAACAGGACCTGGCCAAACTGACGCAGCTCAACGAGCTGTTGAAGGAGGAATTGCGACGCAATGAGAGGTCCATCGAGCGGGAGAAACACGTGCATAATTCCGAATATCTCAAGAATGTGATATTTAAGGTAGGTTTAATTGAATTGTTTCAATAAACATATTGACTAATTGGATGGACTTCCATTACAGTTTTTAACCCTCAACAGTGGGGATGAGAAGTCACACCTTGTTCCGGTGTTGAACACAATCCTCAGGCTCAGCCCGGAGGAGACACAAAAGTTGAACAATGTGGCGCGAGGTAAGTTTGCTGATTGTTATCCAATATGTGTAAATATAAAGCGAATGTGTTTGTTTGTCAGGGACGGACGGTAGTGGGCGCGGCTGGACCGGTCTTCTATGGAATTAACGACAACGTAAGTTGTTGCATACAGGTTCTTGCATCTTGGGAAGATACATTTACGGAACTATAATCAAGGTTACACCTACTAGTAGGGTTTCATTTGTCCCACGAGTATTTTTGGTGGCGTGTAATGTTGAAAAAGTTTCCTTCAGTCCAATAATGCTGTAATGAAGACTATTAGTATACTATAATGataaataatatataatattgtTTAAAGATTTTATATATAATTCGTTGCATtatatttgaaagaaatctCCTAAACTAAAAGGTAGGTATTA
The nucleotide sequence above comes from Armigeres subalbatus isolate Guangzhou_Male chromosome 3, GZ_Asu_2, whole genome shotgun sequence. Encoded proteins:
- the LOC134225645 gene encoding GRIP and coiled-coil domain-containing protein 2; translated protein: MDGNSSEQDSASGGGTTAKKSGSPFDGLNREDLIKKCRGLLGIAQKAKQAKDECLEENRRLKEQLSQAETQKTADKDCMKAMQEMVASLTEQKLNAAMKVDELDKLVAGLRREVDGCALLKGQLDKLSIENEGFQRQIKRLTEENEELLADLSGMETKVKEMEVGMEKAEESKLLLEQELLRAKNETALSGKEEKLIRKLKLYKNKVQEISAKILLLKSDRKILIKTVREYSEQVPKWQKELLNASDMLFSRIQVLEKENAFLKKENEDILKQLQIYDQKSVQNDDLEEKIKQVVAENEVLESKIVDKQKVIDEIESNNRNLHSVIGQIEEKCQMKETEIQSIQLENQNLSEKFNLLSAKSVQEASVLQTQHDDIQDRFMRQTRELEAKINQLSEVEQRLLSSESHDGRFDKDDQLKQAQNELQESIVNLEELQEKYNVLTAENQQLLKTNDELSNESLSIQLERTNLKERLQDAEINSRELQETIDQLKAESLKLDSDHQKTLNDLQELSVQHNTKTKVETNKVCELQSLLADRDQQLQQFQQKLEDTTSILESLQGQYDIVSVQNQQLREASDTLVSEQSAHQAELQILNDALKTEKEVLQKRLFEVEESAKLLSQQIEPLQDSLSNAHDQLSTKAEQLSQFDKKLREEAEQNEKRQDELSELQNAIIEKDNTVQQLQQKLRDSTSALEGFQEQYNLLTKQNQQLQTDNESLSVNNADNRSDLQTVQSKLELVKLENSDLLSELKEINEILKERGGVISLQLSKISELESEKSVLQQKVNELDSPHVNQLRQQTHDLERQLADKEAELAALKDRDRSFDAQSDVMSTSTISRADESARLREIDDSFEEKYNKLRSLAVKLKKKVAEQTLQLQKFEKDRETQPSGKNLQSLQAEYDKVLDQLEVERQNVLHLETELKDVKDRLEKQNQEIETLNQVRTELDSSSKKDKSSLESTIREYREQLQNLKREKEAFNLAKKEIDSENQKLKATLKAKEKQLNEEIESQKALKAEVEKCRLAAKKANVLNLEMEAYEKSLAELNKKLEMKKVHEKELEGNIEALEGTTKSLKSQLTLLEQSLNAERNHSQELKKNVDLQQEKLRVSEHQRGETNVELAQLKVDYERIKLEIESNRLELNDAVTEKDKANSLMESEKSKLMKQVYSMERDAEELKSRLEEKAQEVEDVRTEFASYKIRAQSVLRQNQNKDGGRERELEEEVQNLTKTLELSQSKLQSVTQQISELGRSCEELREDKTRLQNRCKELHDLVEESRLQNESLMEECRHTNLNHQEALKTQRLQNETLINCYKKQIEDLQEQHSKEIEGLQRRVTQATLQHSSEGSNDFRNNNPYIPSTSSGMSFFRGQHISDEQKINLLLMEREEGEGSESTSSQQNPSSIPKRKTSISSQQNQRARSNRDLIPLDELLNSSFDDASVFEADSADLSGRPSVSPTIELQHTKESLTKQESRVRHLTALLAEAEQDLAKLTQLNELLKEELRRNERSIEREKHVHNSEYLKNVIFKFLTLNSGDEKSHLVPVLNTILRLSPEETQKLNNVARGTDGSGRGWTGLLWN